A window of Clavibacter michiganensis contains these coding sequences:
- a CDS encoding 1-phosphofructokinase family hexose kinase, with protein sequence MILTLTANPSLDRTIDLAGALARGAVQRARGVAEQPGGKGVNVSRALIASGLDTIALLPGRLDDPMLVALAAERIPLDHLDIDGRVRQNVTLTEPDGTTTKVNEPGPVLSAAEADALVALVIRHARRASWLVLAGSLPPGLDDDFHARVVQAVRAELGDAAPLIAVDSSGAPMAALVASGAVVDLVKPNAEELAELVGLPDPDALEADPRLAHDASRSLVSRGCRAVLATLGARGAVLTTSEGGWLATMPPIVPVSTVGAGDSSLAGYLFADHRGAGPEGRLAQAVAHGSAAASLPGSTMPSPDQTRPDSVTVQPLLPIAADR encoded by the coding sequence GTGATCCTCACCCTCACCGCCAACCCGAGCCTCGACCGCACCATCGACCTCGCCGGCGCCCTCGCGCGCGGCGCCGTCCAGCGGGCCCGCGGCGTCGCCGAGCAGCCGGGGGGCAAGGGCGTCAACGTCTCGCGCGCGCTCATCGCCTCGGGCCTCGACACGATCGCGCTGCTGCCCGGGCGCCTCGACGACCCGATGCTCGTGGCGCTGGCCGCCGAGCGGATCCCGCTGGACCACCTGGACATCGACGGCCGCGTGCGCCAGAACGTCACGCTGACGGAGCCCGACGGCACGACCACCAAGGTCAACGAGCCGGGGCCCGTGCTCTCCGCGGCCGAGGCGGACGCGCTCGTGGCGCTCGTCATCCGGCACGCGCGCCGGGCGAGCTGGCTCGTGCTGGCGGGATCGCTGCCGCCCGGCCTCGACGACGACTTCCATGCCCGCGTGGTGCAGGCCGTGCGCGCCGAGCTCGGCGACGCCGCGCCGCTGATCGCCGTCGACTCGTCGGGCGCGCCCATGGCCGCGCTCGTCGCATCCGGCGCGGTCGTGGACCTCGTCAAGCCCAACGCCGAGGAGCTCGCCGAGCTCGTCGGCCTCCCCGACCCGGATGCGCTCGAGGCCGACCCCCGGCTGGCCCACGACGCATCCCGCTCCCTCGTCTCGCGCGGCTGCCGGGCGGTCCTCGCGACCCTCGGCGCGCGGGGCGCCGTCCTCACCACGTCCGAGGGCGGGTGGCTCGCCACCATGCCCCCGATCGTGCCGGTGAGCACCGTGGGCGCGGGAGACTCGTCGCTCGCGGGCTACCTGTTCGCCGACCACCGCGGGGCAGGACCCGAGGGGCGGCTGGCGCAGGCCGTCGCCCACGGATCCGCCGCCGCGTCCCTGCCCGGCAGCACCATGCCGTCCCCCGACCAGACACGGCCGGACAGCGTCACCGTCCAGCCGCTCCTCCCGATCGCCGCCGATCGCTGA
- a CDS encoding SGNH/GDSL hydrolase family protein, producing the protein MPARPARLRLRPRIRRAALLAATTAVLLLVSGCTSPDAMEPPTATPTAPLRVVSLGDSYSTGTGPAEPLPGDPGVCGRTVASSVRVAAAAVGADLVDAACDGASTADLVGTRERGGQTVPAQLDALADGADVVLVRLGGNDLGFPALVGGCLARDPAGPVAAGPTTCVDALAPAGGTDAVRARIDGEVATRLAEAFARILAAAPEARIVALGYLTVLGDPDALPPEGCLRATATSAVNGQVLLADRDAAWLAGIQRELDGAIARAAADAGARFVDQETPTAAHGACAGDAGDPYVAGLGGSAGDVPLHPNAAGLAWESEVLADVLREEATALGR; encoded by the coding sequence ATGCCTGCCCGTCCCGCCCGTCTCCGTCTCCGTCCGCGGATCCGCCGAGCCGCCCTCCTCGCCGCGACGACCGCCGTCCTCCTCCTCGTGAGCGGCTGCACCTCGCCGGATGCCATGGAACCGCCGACCGCGACGCCGACGGCACCGCTGCGGGTGGTCTCCCTCGGCGACTCCTACTCCACGGGCACGGGACCCGCCGAGCCTCTGCCCGGCGACCCGGGGGTGTGCGGGCGCACCGTCGCCTCCTCCGTCCGGGTCGCCGCGGCCGCGGTCGGCGCGGATCTCGTCGACGCGGCCTGCGACGGCGCCAGCACGGCGGACCTCGTGGGCACGCGCGAGCGAGGCGGGCAGACGGTGCCCGCGCAGCTGGACGCCCTCGCCGACGGCGCCGACGTGGTCCTCGTGCGCCTCGGGGGCAACGACCTCGGCTTCCCCGCCCTCGTGGGCGGGTGCCTCGCGCGGGATCCTGCGGGACCCGTCGCCGCCGGGCCGACGACGTGCGTGGACGCGCTCGCGCCCGCGGGCGGGACCGACGCCGTCCGCGCCCGCATCGACGGCGAGGTGGCGACGCGCCTCGCCGAGGCCTTCGCGCGGATCCTCGCCGCGGCCCCCGAAGCGCGCATCGTCGCGCTCGGCTACCTCACCGTGCTCGGCGACCCGGATGCGCTCCCGCCCGAGGGCTGCCTGCGAGCCACGGCCACGTCGGCGGTCAACGGCCAGGTGCTCCTCGCCGACCGGGACGCGGCGTGGCTCGCAGGGATCCAGCGCGAGCTCGACGGCGCGATCGCGCGGGCGGCCGCCGACGCCGGCGCGCGATTCGTCGACCAGGAGACGCCGACGGCCGCGCACGGCGCGTGCGCGGGCGATGCCGGGGATCCGTACGTCGCGGGGCTCGGCGGCAGCGCGGGAGACGTGCCCCTGCATCCGAACGCCGCGGGGCTCGCCTGGGAGTCGGAGGTCCTCGCCGACGTGCTGCGCGAGGAGGCGACGGCGCTCGGCCGCTGA
- a CDS encoding DEAD/DEAH box helicase, which translates to MSDTALAPTLTEEAARLAVDGATDDAIYDAFAEWALAQGIELYPAQDEAALEIASGANLILSTPTGTGKSLVAVAAHFAALARGRRSYYTAPIKALVSEKFFALVELFGAAQVGMVTGDSSVNPDAPIICCTAEILANRSLRGGADTPVDQVVMDEFHFYADPQRGWAWQVPLLLLPHAQFVLMSATLGDVTDLADDLTRRTGRPTARITGIERPVPLFFHYAVTPVQETVEELLDTKQAPVYIVHFAQAAALERAQALSSIKIVTREQRDEIAEIIGGFRFSTAFGKTLSRLVRAGIGVHHAGMLPKYRRLVEQLAQQGLLRVICGTDTLGVGINVPIRTVLFTGLTKYDGTRMRQLNAREFHQIAGRAGRAGYDTAGTVVAQAPEHETENIKMLERAGDDVKKRRKLVRKKAPEGFVSWGEPSFRKLIDAEPERLTSSMQVSHAMMLNVIARGGDVFADMRALVEDNHEPRGRQLALARRALAIYRTLRTAGIVEQVDGPDGGPTRITLTVDLQADFALNQPLSPFAVAVFEILDRESPTYALDMVSVVEATLDDPRPILSQQQFKARGEAVQAMKAEGIEYDQRMELLEGITHPKPLEELLDQSFATYSASQPWIGDFALSPKSVVRDMYERAMSFSELISFYGLMRSEGLVLRYLSDAFRALRQTVPDEAKTEELLDVIEWLGELVRQVDSSLLDEWEELSHPTQAPGDAPVLPPAPKLLTSNTRAFRILVRNELFRRVQLAAREDLQALGELDQAAGFDADAWGDALDGYFGEYDRILTDGDARSQALVTIEEGPTAWTVRQALHDPEGDHDWGIEATVDLDASNEAGEAVVRVTRVGTLS; encoded by the coding sequence ATGTCGGACACCGCGCTCGCCCCCACGCTCACCGAGGAGGCGGCCCGGCTGGCCGTGGACGGGGCGACCGACGACGCCATCTACGACGCGTTCGCCGAGTGGGCGCTGGCGCAGGGGATCGAGCTGTACCCGGCGCAGGACGAGGCGGCGCTGGAGATCGCGTCGGGCGCGAACCTCATCCTCTCGACGCCGACCGGCACGGGGAAGTCGCTCGTCGCGGTGGCAGCGCACTTCGCGGCGCTCGCCCGGGGACGCCGCTCGTACTACACGGCGCCCATCAAGGCGCTCGTCTCCGAGAAGTTCTTCGCCCTCGTGGAGCTGTTCGGGGCGGCCCAGGTGGGCATGGTCACGGGCGACTCCTCCGTGAACCCGGACGCGCCGATCATCTGCTGCACCGCCGAGATCCTCGCCAACCGGTCGCTCCGCGGCGGCGCGGACACGCCCGTCGACCAGGTGGTGATGGACGAGTTCCACTTCTACGCGGATCCGCAGCGCGGCTGGGCCTGGCAGGTACCGCTCCTGCTCCTGCCGCACGCGCAGTTCGTGCTCATGTCGGCGACGCTCGGCGACGTGACCGACCTCGCGGACGACCTCACGCGCCGCACCGGGCGTCCGACGGCGCGCATCACGGGCATCGAGCGGCCGGTGCCGCTGTTCTTCCACTACGCGGTGACGCCCGTGCAGGAGACCGTCGAGGAGCTGCTCGACACGAAGCAGGCGCCCGTCTACATCGTGCACTTCGCGCAGGCGGCGGCCCTCGAGCGGGCGCAGGCGCTGTCGAGCATCAAGATCGTGACGCGGGAGCAGCGGGACGAGATCGCGGAGATCATCGGCGGCTTCCGGTTCAGCACGGCGTTCGGCAAGACGCTGTCGCGGCTCGTGCGCGCGGGGATCGGCGTGCACCACGCGGGCATGCTGCCGAAGTACCGGCGGCTCGTCGAGCAGCTCGCGCAGCAGGGCCTCCTCCGGGTGATCTGCGGGACCGACACCCTCGGCGTGGGGATCAACGTCCCCATCCGGACGGTGCTCTTCACGGGCCTCACCAAGTACGACGGCACGCGGATGCGGCAGCTCAACGCGCGCGAGTTCCACCAGATCGCGGGACGCGCGGGCCGGGCCGGGTACGACACCGCGGGCACCGTGGTCGCGCAGGCACCCGAGCACGAGACCGAGAACATCAAGATGCTCGAGCGCGCGGGCGACGACGTGAAGAAGCGGCGGAAGCTCGTGCGCAAGAAGGCGCCGGAGGGCTTCGTCTCGTGGGGCGAGCCGAGCTTCCGCAAGCTCATCGACGCGGAGCCCGAGCGCCTGACGTCGAGCATGCAGGTGAGCCACGCGATGATGCTCAACGTCATCGCGCGCGGCGGCGACGTGTTCGCCGACATGCGCGCGCTCGTCGAGGACAACCACGAGCCCAGGGGCCGCCAGCTCGCGCTCGCGCGTCGTGCCCTCGCCATCTACCGGACGCTGCGGACGGCCGGGATAGTGGAGCAGGTGGACGGCCCCGACGGCGGGCCCACCCGGATCACGCTGACGGTGGACCTGCAGGCCGACTTCGCGCTCAACCAGCCGCTGTCGCCGTTCGCGGTCGCCGTGTTCGAGATCCTCGACCGCGAGTCGCCGACCTACGCGCTCGACATGGTGAGCGTCGTCGAGGCGACCCTCGACGACCCGCGGCCGATCCTGTCGCAGCAGCAGTTCAAGGCCCGCGGCGAGGCCGTGCAGGCCATGAAGGCCGAGGGCATCGAGTACGACCAGCGCATGGAGCTGCTCGAGGGGATCACCCACCCGAAGCCGCTCGAGGAGCTGCTCGACCAGTCGTTCGCGACCTACAGCGCGAGCCAGCCGTGGATCGGCGACTTCGCGCTCAGCCCGAAGTCGGTCGTCCGCGACATGTACGAGCGGGCGATGTCCTTCAGCGAGCTGATCTCGTTCTACGGGCTCATGCGCTCCGAAGGGCTCGTGCTCCGCTACCTCTCCGACGCGTTCCGGGCGCTCCGGCAGACCGTCCCCGACGAGGCGAAGACCGAGGAGCTGCTCGACGTCATCGAGTGGCTGGGGGAGCTCGTGCGCCAGGTCGACTCGAGCCTCCTCGACGAGTGGGAGGAGCTGTCGCACCCGACCCAGGCTCCCGGCGACGCGCCCGTGCTTCCGCCCGCGCCGAAGCTCCTCACGTCGAACACGCGCGCGTTCCGGATCCTCGTGCGCAACGAGCTGTTCCGCCGCGTGCAGCTCGCGGCGCGCGAGGACCTCCAGGCGCTCGGCGAGCTGGATCAGGCGGCGGGCTTCGACGCGGACGCGTGGGGCGACGCGCTCGACGGCTACTTCGGCGAGTACGACCGGATCCTCACCGACGGCGACGCCCGAAGCCAGGCGCTCGTCACGATCGAGGAGGGCCCGACCGCGTGGACCGTCCGGCAGGCGCTGCACGACCCCGAGGGCGACCACGACTGGGGCATCGAGGCGACGGTGGACCTCGACGCGTCGAACGAGGCAGGCGAGGCCGTCGTGCGCGTAACCCGCGTGGGCACACTCTCGTGA
- a CDS encoding DeoR/GlpR family DNA-binding transcription regulator → MYAEERQDRVVALLERTGRVAVLGLARDFDVTTETVRRDLAQLESRGVLRRVHGGAVRADRSTRAEESLDTRGARNTAAKARIADAAMAFLPASFEGSIALDAGTTTGLVAERVAAWRPEVPGRTLVVVTHSMAVAQTVTRNPAVEVQLLGGRVRGITSAAVGPATLGQLARLRPDIAFIGANGIHAEFGLSTPDEEEAAVKTALTRGSRRAVALVDASKAGEEALVGFAALDDLDALVTDVAPDGPLAAALAAAEVEVMVA, encoded by the coding sequence ATGTACGCCGAAGAGCGCCAGGACAGGGTGGTCGCCCTCCTCGAGCGCACCGGCCGCGTCGCGGTCCTCGGCCTGGCCCGCGATTTCGACGTGACGACCGAGACCGTGCGCCGGGACCTGGCGCAGCTCGAGAGCCGCGGCGTGCTCCGCCGGGTGCACGGCGGCGCCGTCCGGGCCGACCGGTCCACCCGGGCCGAGGAGAGCCTCGACACCCGCGGGGCGCGCAACACGGCGGCCAAGGCGCGCATCGCCGACGCGGCCATGGCCTTCCTGCCCGCGAGCTTCGAGGGATCCATAGCGCTCGATGCGGGCACCACCACGGGTCTCGTCGCGGAGCGCGTCGCCGCCTGGCGGCCCGAGGTCCCCGGCCGCACGCTCGTGGTCGTCACGCACTCCATGGCCGTCGCGCAGACCGTCACCCGCAACCCCGCCGTCGAGGTGCAGCTGCTCGGCGGCCGCGTCCGCGGCATCACGAGCGCGGCCGTCGGCCCCGCCACCCTCGGCCAGCTCGCGCGCCTGCGACCCGACATCGCCTTCATCGGCGCCAACGGGATCCACGCGGAGTTCGGCCTGAGCACCCCCGACGAAGAGGAGGCGGCCGTGAAGACCGCGTTGACCCGTGGATCCCGACGCGCCGTGGCGCTCGTCGACGCGTCGAAGGCGGGGGAGGAGGCGCTCGTCGGCTTCGCGGCCCTCGACGACCTCGACGCGCTCGTGACCGACGTCGCGCCCGACGGCCCGCTGGCCGCGGCGCTGGCGGCCGCCGAGGTGGAGGTGATGGTCGCGTGA
- a CDS encoding PTS fructose transporter subunit IIABC, whose translation MPSLITNRLVLLDADLGADREHAVRTLAERVVAEGRATDADALFADAWERESKTDTGMGGGLAIPHCRSAAVTEATLVMARPKPAVDFGAPDGPADLVFFIAAPDGADQEHLVLLSRLARSLIKPEFVEALRTATDEDQVVSLVEGALVDEPASSTGAPAAAAPATSGSAPAATAPDAHAPVLIAVTACPTGIAHTYMAADSLVAAAKRAGVELHVETQGSSSVTPVDPAIIARATAVIFAVDVDVRDRARFAGKPVIQSPVKRGIDQPDQMVAEAVAAAKDPSAPRVPGGASSSAGSEQASPQASQSVGARLKRWLLTGVSYMIPFVAGGGLLIALGFLLGGYRITETASDVVLQNSLANLPAGGLGQYLGAVAFVIGNASMAFLVPALAGYIAYAIADRPGIAPGFVAGSISVIMGAGFLGGLVGGLVAGGIAYAIGRIDVPRWLRGLMPVVIIPLLASIVASGLMVMVLGGPIAALTRGLNGFLSGLTGTSAIVLGIILGVMMCIDLGGPINKVAYSFAVAGLGAGSITDQTPWEIMAAVMAAGMVPPLALALASTVIDRRLFSPAERENGKAAWLLGAAFISEGAIPFAAVDPLRVIPASIVGGAVTGAMVMGLGVVSQAPHGGVFVLFAMNGTFLGFLASVAVGAVISAFLVVLFKRFTTKRPEAVAETSAADQGVPVAS comes from the coding sequence ATGCCATCGCTCATCACGAACCGCCTCGTGCTCCTCGACGCCGACCTCGGCGCCGACCGCGAGCACGCCGTCCGCACGCTCGCCGAGCGCGTGGTCGCGGAGGGCCGCGCCACCGACGCCGACGCCCTCTTCGCCGACGCGTGGGAGCGCGAGTCCAAGACCGACACCGGCATGGGCGGCGGGCTCGCGATCCCGCACTGCCGCTCCGCCGCGGTCACCGAGGCCACGCTCGTCATGGCACGCCCGAAGCCCGCCGTCGACTTCGGCGCCCCGGACGGCCCCGCCGACCTCGTCTTCTTCATCGCCGCGCCCGACGGAGCCGACCAGGAGCACCTCGTGCTGCTGTCGCGCCTCGCCCGGTCGCTCATCAAGCCGGAGTTCGTCGAGGCGCTGCGCACCGCGACGGACGAGGACCAGGTCGTCTCGCTCGTGGAGGGCGCGCTCGTGGACGAGCCCGCCTCCTCGACGGGCGCCCCGGCCGCTGCCGCTCCCGCCACGTCGGGGTCCGCACCCGCGGCGACAGCGCCGGACGCGCACGCGCCCGTGCTCATCGCCGTCACCGCGTGCCCCACCGGCATCGCGCACACGTACATGGCCGCCGACTCCCTCGTCGCGGCGGCGAAGCGCGCAGGTGTCGAGCTGCACGTCGAGACCCAGGGATCCTCCTCGGTCACGCCCGTCGACCCCGCGATCATCGCGCGGGCGACGGCCGTGATCTTCGCGGTGGACGTGGACGTGCGCGATCGCGCGCGCTTCGCCGGCAAGCCCGTCATCCAGTCGCCCGTCAAGCGCGGCATCGACCAGCCCGACCAGATGGTCGCCGAGGCCGTCGCGGCGGCGAAGGACCCGAGCGCCCCGCGCGTTCCGGGTGGCGCGTCGTCGTCCGCCGGATCCGAGCAGGCCTCCCCGCAGGCGTCGCAGTCGGTGGGCGCGCGCCTCAAGCGCTGGCTGCTCACGGGCGTCAGCTACATGATCCCGTTCGTCGCGGGCGGCGGCCTCCTCATCGCGCTCGGCTTCCTCCTCGGCGGGTACCGGATCACCGAGACCGCCTCCGATGTCGTGCTGCAGAACTCGCTCGCGAACCTGCCCGCGGGCGGCCTCGGCCAGTACCTCGGCGCCGTCGCGTTCGTCATCGGCAACGCGTCGATGGCGTTCCTCGTGCCCGCGCTGGCCGGCTACATCGCCTACGCCATCGCCGACCGGCCGGGCATCGCGCCCGGCTTCGTCGCGGGATCCATCTCCGTCATCATGGGCGCCGGCTTCCTCGGCGGCCTGGTGGGCGGCCTGGTCGCCGGTGGCATCGCCTACGCCATCGGCCGAATCGACGTGCCGCGCTGGCTGCGGGGCCTCATGCCCGTCGTGATCATCCCGCTGCTCGCCTCGATCGTCGCCTCCGGCCTCATGGTCATGGTGCTCGGCGGCCCGATCGCGGCCCTCACGCGCGGCCTCAACGGGTTCCTCTCCGGCCTCACCGGCACGTCGGCCATCGTCCTGGGCATCATCCTCGGCGTCATGATGTGCATCGACCTCGGCGGCCCCATCAACAAGGTGGCCTACTCGTTCGCGGTCGCCGGCCTCGGCGCCGGATCCATCACCGACCAGACGCCGTGGGAGATCATGGCCGCGGTCATGGCCGCCGGCATGGTGCCGCCGCTCGCCCTGGCGCTCGCCTCCACGGTGATCGACCGCCGCCTGTTCAGCCCGGCCGAGCGCGAGAACGGCAAGGCCGCGTGGCTCCTCGGCGCCGCGTTCATCTCCGAGGGCGCGATCCCGTTCGCCGCCGTCGACCCGCTGCGCGTGATCCCCGCCAGCATCGTCGGCGGTGCCGTCACGGGCGCCATGGTGATGGGCCTCGGCGTCGTGTCGCAGGCCCCCCACGGCGGCGTGTTCGTGCTCTTCGCGATGAACGGCACGTTCCTCGGCTTCCTCGCGTCCGTCGCGGTCGGAGCGGTGATCTCCGCGTTCCTCGTCGTGCTCTTCAAGCGCTTCACGACGAAGCGCCCGGAGGCCGTCGCCGAGACGTCCGCCGCCGACCAGGGCGTCCCCGTCGCGTCCTGA
- a CDS encoding SDR family oxidoreductase — protein MPSDALPDDPARPADPVTPLPDAISSPDRSAAPGSAIDPADLAVALRVLGSLADIDEEHPDFVAVRRATASMFKQVKKARRLEKREAVASADRAVVAATATGAPDRIDDETRGIPLAITTAKPTAGTLLRSRPCYICKQHYTQVDAFYHQLCPDCALLNHAKREARTDLSGMRALLTGGRAKIGMHIALRLLRDGAHTTITTRFPRDAVRRFAGLPDAHEWVHRLRIVGLDLRDPAQVIGLTDAVAAAGPLDILINNAAQTVRRSPGSYAPLSEAEAAPLPDGDLPELLTFGHTADAHPAALAASVAAHPILSTATGITAAEVTELAMTAGSSSLARLAAGTAIDAGGLVPDLHDANSWTQVVHEVDPLEMLEVQLANVTAPFLLVSRLRPAMAASASRRKYVVNVSAMEGQFARAYKGPGHPHTNMAKAALNMMTRTSAREMRETDGILMTSVDTGWITDERPHPTKVRLAEEGFHAPLDLVDGAARVYDPIVMGQAGEDISGVFLKDYRVAEW, from the coding sequence GTGCCCTCCGACGCCCTGCCCGACGACCCCGCCCGCCCCGCGGATCCCGTCACCCCCCTGCCCGATGCCATCTCCTCCCCCGACCGGTCGGCCGCCCCCGGATCGGCCATCGATCCCGCCGACCTCGCCGTCGCCCTCCGCGTGCTCGGCTCGCTGGCCGACATCGATGAGGAGCACCCCGACTTCGTCGCCGTCCGCCGCGCCACCGCCTCCATGTTCAAGCAGGTGAAGAAGGCCCGCCGGCTCGAGAAGCGCGAGGCCGTCGCCAGCGCCGACCGCGCCGTCGTCGCCGCCACCGCCACGGGCGCACCCGACCGCATCGACGACGAGACCCGCGGGATCCCGCTGGCCATCACGACCGCGAAGCCCACCGCCGGCACGCTCCTGCGCTCGCGCCCCTGCTACATCTGCAAGCAGCACTACACGCAGGTCGACGCGTTCTACCACCAGCTCTGCCCGGACTGCGCGCTCCTCAACCACGCGAAGCGCGAGGCCCGCACCGACCTCTCCGGCATGCGCGCGCTCCTCACGGGCGGCCGCGCCAAGATCGGCATGCACATCGCGCTGCGCCTCCTCCGCGACGGCGCCCACACCACCATCACCACCCGCTTCCCGCGCGACGCCGTGCGCCGCTTCGCAGGCCTGCCCGACGCGCACGAGTGGGTGCACCGCCTCCGCATCGTGGGCCTCGACCTCCGCGACCCCGCGCAGGTCATCGGGCTCACGGACGCGGTGGCCGCCGCCGGTCCGCTCGACATCCTCATCAACAACGCCGCGCAGACCGTGCGTCGCTCCCCTGGCTCGTACGCGCCGCTGTCGGAGGCCGAGGCGGCGCCCCTGCCCGACGGCGACCTCCCCGAGCTGCTCACGTTCGGCCACACGGCCGATGCGCACCCGGCGGCCCTCGCCGCGTCCGTCGCAGCGCACCCCATCCTCTCGACCGCCACCGGGATCACCGCCGCCGAGGTCACCGAGCTCGCCATGACCGCGGGCTCGTCGTCGCTGGCGCGCCTCGCGGCCGGCACCGCGATCGACGCGGGCGGCCTCGTGCCCGACCTGCACGACGCGAACAGCTGGACCCAGGTCGTGCACGAGGTCGATCCCCTGGAGATGCTCGAGGTCCAGCTCGCCAACGTCACGGCGCCGTTCCTGCTCGTCAGCCGGCTGCGCCCCGCGATGGCCGCGTCGGCGTCGCGCCGGAAGTACGTCGTCAACGTCAGCGCCATGGAGGGCCAGTTCGCCCGCGCGTACAAGGGCCCCGGCCACCCGCACACGAACATGGCGAAGGCCGCGCTCAACATGATGACCCGCACCTCGGCGCGCGAGATGCGCGAGACGGACGGCATCCTCATGACGAGCGTCGACACGGGCTGGATCACCGACGAGCGCCCGCACCCCACGAAGGTGCGCCTCGCCGAGGAGGGCTTCCACGCGCCGCTCGACCTCGTCGACGGCGCCGCCCGGGTCTACGACCCCATCGTCATGGGCCAGGCCGGCGAGGACATCTCGGGCGTCTTCCTCAAGGACTACCGCGTCGCCGAGTGGTGA
- a CDS encoding SDR family NAD(P)-dependent oxidoreductase: MSVAPRLPDLSGRTILVTGANGGIGFWTSAQLAAAGARVLLACRSAGRGDAAARTLRARVPGADVDVVSLDLASLASVDACVAAVREDLDAIVANAGLTPAGGRARHRRTTIDGFEELMGTNALGHFALVAGLAPRLRAGGRVVMLGSLAHRFSPLDLGDLAGERRMPALVRYGRSKTACMVIAAELDRRWRAAGSDRVALAAHPGYSVDALTPPQDPAHHPHGLDAARRRLSRAGRVLVQGKDAGAWPVAHAAAADGVTGGAFWGPCGPLELTGAPAPAFVAEHARSRAVAEQLWAAAEDATGIRFRP; this comes from the coding sequence GTGAGCGTCGCGCCCCGTCTGCCCGACCTGTCCGGGCGGACGATCCTCGTCACGGGCGCGAACGGCGGCATCGGGTTCTGGACGTCCGCGCAGCTCGCCGCGGCGGGCGCCCGCGTGCTGCTCGCCTGCCGCTCCGCCGGACGCGGGGACGCGGCCGCCCGGACGCTCCGGGCGCGCGTGCCGGGGGCCGACGTGGATGTCGTGTCCCTGGATCTCGCGAGCCTGGCCAGCGTGGACGCCTGCGTCGCCGCCGTGCGGGAGGACCTCGACGCGATCGTCGCGAACGCGGGCCTGACCCCGGCGGGCGGCCGCGCGCGGCACCGCCGGACGACGATCGACGGGTTCGAGGAGCTCATGGGCACGAACGCGCTCGGCCACTTCGCGCTCGTCGCCGGGCTCGCGCCGCGGCTGCGGGCGGGCGGACGCGTGGTGATGCTCGGATCCCTCGCCCATCGCTTCTCGCCGCTCGACCTCGGCGACCTCGCGGGGGAGCGCCGCATGCCGGCGCTCGTCCGGTACGGGCGATCGAAGACGGCCTGCATGGTGATCGCGGCCGAGCTCGACCGGCGGTGGCGCGCCGCGGGATCCGACCGCGTCGCACTCGCGGCGCACCCCGGCTACTCGGTGGACGCGCTGACGCCGCCGCAGGATCCGGCCCACCATCCGCACGGACTCGACGCCGCGCGCCGACGGCTCTCGAGGGCCGGCCGCGTCCTCGTGCAGGGCAAGGACGCCGGCGCGTGGCCGGTCGCGCACGCCGCGGCCGCGGACGGCGTCACGGGCGGCGCCTTCTGGGGTCCCTGCGGTCCGCTCGAGCTGACGGGCGCGCCTGCTCCCGCGTTCGTCGCGGAGCACGCGCGATCGCGGGCCGTCGCGGAGCAGCTGTGGGCCGCCGCCGAGGACGCGACGGGGATCCGCTTCCGGCCCTGA
- a CDS encoding HPr family phosphocarrier protein, which yields MTERTATIGSRVGLHARPASLFIEAVRRTGMPVKISKPGGTPLDATSILSLMSLGAANGDQVVLTAEGDGADAALDELAALLESDLDAVE from the coding sequence ATGACCGAGCGCACCGCCACCATCGGCAGCCGCGTGGGCCTGCACGCCCGACCCGCATCCCTCTTCATCGAGGCCGTGCGCCGCACGGGCATGCCGGTGAAGATCAGCAAGCCGGGCGGCACGCCGCTCGACGCGACGAGCATCCTGTCGCTGATGAGCCTCGGCGCCGCCAACGGCGACCAGGTGGTCCTCACGGCCGAGGGCGACGGCGCGGACGCCGCGCTCGACGAGCTCGCGGCGCTGCTCGAGAGCGACCTCGACGCCGTCGAGTAG